From Polaribacter butkevichii, a single genomic window includes:
- a CDS encoding N-acetylneuraminate synthase family protein, with product MIFTIAEIGQAHDGSLGVLHSYIDAVAKTGVDAIKFQTHIAAAESSIYEPFRVKFSKQDKTRFDYWKRMEFSLEQWKEIKAHCDEVGLEFMSSPFSNAAVDLLEKVGVKRYKVGSGEVNNFLLLEKIAKTGKPVIISSGMSSFKELDATVAFLKTRNVAYSILQCTTSYPTKPAQFGLNIIEQLKNKYKVKVGFSDHSSSIEACIAAVALGAEILEFHVVFDKEMFGPDAKSSLTINETTQLIKAVKNIHESLLAPIDKNDNSAFLELKSIFEKSLAINKDLPKNHILTFDDLEAKKPKDFGILASDYEKVIGKKLKNSMLKWDFLNESDII from the coding sequence ATGATATTTACAATTGCAGAAATAGGACAAGCACATGATGGCAGTTTAGGGGTTTTACATTCTTATATTGATGCAGTTGCTAAAACAGGAGTAGATGCAATTAAATTTCAAACGCATATTGCAGCAGCAGAAAGTAGTATTTACGAACCTTTTAGAGTAAAGTTTTCTAAACAAGATAAAACACGTTTTGATTATTGGAAACGTATGGAGTTTTCTTTAGAGCAATGGAAAGAAATAAAAGCACATTGTGATGAAGTAGGCTTAGAATTTATGAGTTCTCCTTTTAGCAATGCAGCTGTAGATTTATTAGAAAAAGTAGGGGTAAAAAGATATAAAGTAGGCTCTGGAGAAGTTAATAATTTTTTACTGTTAGAAAAAATTGCAAAAACAGGTAAACCTGTAATTATTTCTTCGGGTATGAGTTCTTTTAAAGAATTAGATGCTACGGTAGCTTTTTTAAAAACAAGAAATGTAGCGTATTCAATATTACAATGTACTACTTCTTACCCAACAAAACCAGCTCAATTTGGGTTAAATATTATAGAGCAGTTAAAAAATAAATACAAAGTTAAAGTTGGTTTTTCAGATCATTCATCTTCTATAGAAGCATGTATTGCTGCAGTAGCTTTAGGGGCCGAAATTTTAGAATTTCATGTAGTTTTTGATAAAGAAATGTTTGGTCCCGATGCAAAATCATCATTAACAATTAATGAAACTACACAATTAATAAAAGCTGTAAAAAATATTCATGAATCTTTACTTGCTCCGATTGATAAAAATGATAATTCTGCTTTTTTAGAATTAAAGAGTATTTTCGAAAAATCGTTAGCTATTAATAAAGATTTACCTAAAAACCACATACTTACTTTTGATGATTTAGAGGCGAAAAAACCGAAAGATTTTGGTATTTTAGCTTCGGATTATGAAAAAGTTATTGGAAAAAAACTAAAAAATTCTATGTTAAAATGGGACTTCTTAAATGAGTCGGATATTATATGA
- the neuC gene encoding UDP-N-acetylglucosamine 2-epimerase gives MSKRKICAVVTARPSYSRIKTALLAIKNHPELELQLVVAGSALLGRYGNAVDFIEKDGFVVDEKVFMVLEGENKTAMAKTTGLGVMELANVFYKLKPDAVITIADRFETIATSIAAAYQNIPLIHIQGGEVTGNIDEKVRHANTKLADIHLVASEEAKERVIKLGEEPDFVINTGCPSIDLAKEIKENPKLTFNPLEKYGGVGANVDWQNKGYIVVMQHPVTTEYEAAKEDVLKTLEAVTELDIPTFWFWPNVDAGADGTSNGIRTFREINKPQNIHFFKNMEPQDFLKLLVNSKCLIGNSSVGIRECSYLGVPVVNIGTRQNRRQRGNNVVDVSYDKEGIKEAILNQIENTKISSSTIYGDGASGQKMADVLSKIPLKFHKTITY, from the coding sequence ATGAGCAAAAGAAAAATATGTGCTGTAGTAACAGCTAGACCTTCGTACAGTAGAATAAAAACAGCACTTTTAGCAATTAAAAATCACCCAGAATTAGAATTGCAATTAGTAGTTGCGGGTTCTGCTTTGTTAGGGCGTTATGGTAATGCTGTAGATTTTATAGAAAAAGACGGATTTGTTGTTGATGAAAAAGTTTTTATGGTTTTAGAAGGTGAAAATAAAACCGCTATGGCAAAAACTACTGGTTTAGGTGTTATGGAATTAGCAAATGTATTTTATAAATTAAAACCAGATGCGGTAATTACAATTGCAGATAGGTTTGAAACAATTGCAACATCTATAGCGGCAGCTTATCAGAATATTCCATTAATTCATATACAAGGAGGTGAGGTAACGGGTAATATAGATGAAAAGGTTAGGCATGCAAATACCAAGTTAGCAGATATTCATTTAGTAGCCTCTGAAGAAGCAAAAGAAAGAGTTATAAAATTAGGCGAAGAACCAGATTTTGTAATTAATACAGGCTGTCCATCAATAGATTTAGCGAAGGAAATAAAAGAAAATCCTAAATTAACATTTAATCCTCTAGAAAAATATGGAGGAGTAGGTGCTAATGTAGATTGGCAAAATAAAGGCTATATTGTTGTAATGCAACATCCCGTAACTACAGAGTATGAAGCGGCAAAAGAAGATGTTTTAAAAACATTAGAAGCGGTTACAGAGTTAGATATACCCACTTTTTGGTTTTGGCCAAATGTAGATGCAGGTGCAGACGGAACTTCTAATGGTATTAGAACTTTTAGAGAAATAAATAAACCGCAGAATATCCATTTTTTTAAAAATATGGAACCACAAGATTTTTTAAAACTTTTAGTAAATAGTAAATGTTTAATAGGAAACTCTAGTGTTGGTATTAGAGAATGTTCTTATTTAGGAGTACCTGTTGTTAATATTGGTACTCGTCAAAATAGAAGACAAAGAGGCAACAATGTTGTAGATGTTAGTTATGATAAAGAAGGTATTAAAGAAGCAATACTTAATCAAATAGAGAACACCAAGATCAGTTCGTCTACAATTTATGGAGATGGAGCATCTGGACAAAAAATGGCAGATGTTTTATCTAAAATACCTTTAAAATTTCATAAAACAATTACATATTAA
- a CDS encoding glycosyltransferase yields the protein MMVKKTILYITTDLLFLKNDFSGGSVVQKSHLSILLGLGYAIKILYVNTGNFSNNAPRFVSKNKTIFFKDHPILVDEIALSLTNVKVNIFTKITQILGNPTGYYYKFINDQNNSFLNKYIEQNNFHFVWAQWYYAGLLAVNLNITSFYVHHDWQYKLMKFKNKKSFKTSIITFSKKRIENKMIKNIDAIISVSDSDNQYFNELKYSSIYLPVTYSFNHIKKSTAKSTASLVHLGSLNTTANRVGLKNFLRNCWPSIKKQLPNVLLEIIGEMPDNDNDLICLIDQDKNIKVHGFVEDLTAVMHPYDIHLIPWNQDTGVRTRIPLIFYNKQCLVAMKNGVGGTAEITNNFNAILSDNWADYAKSIIKCYNDTNFRKELSNNGFNSYQENFSHESQFVRVKNFILKMKK from the coding sequence ATGATGGTAAAAAAAACAATTCTCTACATTACAACAGATTTATTATTTTTAAAAAATGATTTTTCAGGCGGTTCTGTAGTGCAAAAAAGTCACTTATCAATACTATTGGGGTTAGGATATGCTATTAAAATTCTTTATGTAAACACAGGTAATTTCTCTAATAATGCTCCTCGTTTTGTTTCAAAAAATAAAACTATTTTTTTTAAAGATCATCCTATTTTAGTAGATGAAATTGCTTTAAGTTTAACAAATGTAAAAGTAAATATATTTACAAAAATTACTCAAATACTAGGCAATCCTACAGGGTATTATTATAAATTTATAAATGATCAAAACAATTCTTTTTTAAATAAGTATATAGAACAAAATAATTTTCATTTTGTTTGGGCACAGTGGTATTATGCCGGTTTATTAGCTGTAAATTTAAATATTACTTCTTTTTATGTACACCATGATTGGCAGTATAAATTAATGAAATTTAAAAATAAAAAAAGCTTTAAAACATCAATTATAACATTTTCTAAAAAAAGAATAGAAAATAAAATGATTAAAAATATTGATGCTATTATTTCTGTTTCTGATTCAGATAATCAGTATTTTAATGAGTTAAAATACAGCTCTATTTACCTGCCTGTAACTTATAGTTTTAATCATATTAAAAAAAGTACAGCTAAAAGTACCGCATCATTAGTGCATTTAGGAAGTTTAAATACAACCGCCAATAGAGTGGGGTTAAAAAACTTTTTACGAAACTGTTGGCCCAGTATAAAAAAACAATTGCCTAATGTTTTATTAGAAATAATTGGTGAAATGCCAGACAATGATAACGATTTGATTTGTTTAATTGATCAAGATAAAAATATTAAAGTACATGGTTTTGTAGAAGATTTAACTGCGGTTATGCATCCTTATGATATACATTTAATTCCTTGGAATCAAGACACTGGTGTTAGAACAAGAATTCCGCTAATTTTTTATAATAAACAATGTTTAGTTGCTATGAAAAATGGAGTAGGCGGAACTGCAGAAATAACAAATAATTTTAATGCAATATTAAGTGATAATTGGGCAGATTATGCTAAAAGTATTATTAAATGCTATAATGATACTAATTTTAGAAAGGAACTCTCAAATAATGGATTTAATAGTTATCAAGAAAATTTTTCACACGAATCGCAATTTGTAAGGGTAAAAAATTTTATTTTAAAGATGAAAAAATAA
- a CDS encoding MBOAT family O-acyltransferase produces the protein MLFNSFEFLVFLTIVFILYWFVFKKLKTQNILILVASYVFYGWWDWRFLSLIFLSTLVDYTLGLMLKKTANVKKRKLLLYSSLLFNLGMLGFFKYYNFFIHSWVEAWSSLGVTMHVSSLNIILPVGVSFYTFQTLSYTIDIYKGKLEPTKDFISFASFVSFFPQLVAGPIERATNLLPQFFRKREFDYSLAVSGMKLILWGLVKKVVIADSCATLVNLIFADYQNESGLALIMGAIYFAFQIYCDFSGYSDIAIGTARLFGFKLMRNFNYPYFSRDIAEFWRRWHISLSTWFRDYLYIPLGGSRGTLKLKIRNVFVIFLVSGFWHGANWTFIAWGGLNALFFLPLLLSNKNRNNLNEVAENSLLPSLKELLQILFTFFLTTFAWIFFRSETITDAIHYIQKIVDFGSFFPTVIRHKKAIPLLVIFIIIEWWSRKKEYPLVFDKKYRNFFYVFFVFVLLYFISADDKSSFIYFQF, from the coding sequence ATGTTGTTCAATTCGTTTGAATTTCTTGTCTTTTTAACTATTGTATTTATTTTATATTGGTTTGTTTTTAAAAAATTAAAAACTCAAAATATATTAATTTTAGTAGCCAGTTATGTTTTTTATGGATGGTGGGATTGGCGATTTTTATCTCTTATTTTTTTAAGCACTTTAGTAGATTATACATTAGGGTTAATGTTAAAAAAGACAGCTAATGTTAAAAAAAGAAAATTATTATTATATAGTAGTTTGCTTTTTAATTTAGGAATGTTAGGCTTTTTTAAATATTATAATTTCTTTATTCATAGTTGGGTAGAAGCTTGGTCTAGTTTAGGAGTAACAATGCACGTAAGCTCTTTAAATATTATATTACCAGTAGGAGTTTCTTTTTATACTTTTCAAACATTAAGTTATACCATCGATATTTATAAAGGTAAATTAGAACCTACAAAAGATTTTATTTCTTTTGCAAGTTTTGTGTCTTTTTTTCCGCAACTTGTTGCAGGACCAATAGAAAGAGCTACAAATTTATTACCTCAATTTTTTAGAAAAAGAGAATTCGATTATTCTTTAGCAGTTTCTGGAATGAAATTAATTTTATGGGGATTGGTAAAAAAAGTGGTTATTGCAGATTCTTGTGCAACTTTAGTAAATTTAATATTTGCAGATTACCAAAATGAATCTGGGTTAGCTTTAATTATGGGCGCTATTTATTTCGCTTTTCAAATTTATTGTGATTTTTCTGGGTATTCAGATATTGCTATTGGTACAGCAAGGTTATTTGGGTTTAAATTAATGAGAAACTTTAATTATCCGTATTTTTCTAGAGATATAGCAGAGTTTTGGAGGCGATGGCATATTTCTTTAAGTACTTGGTTTAGAGATTATTTATACATTCCTTTAGGAGGCTCTAGAGGCACTTTAAAATTAAAAATTAGAAACGTATTTGTAATATTTTTAGTTAGTGGTTTTTGGCATGGAGCAAATTGGACGTTTATTGCTTGGGGCGGATTGAATGCTTTGTTTTTTTTACCTTTACTATTAAGTAATAAGAATAGAAATAATTTAAATGAAGTTGCAGAAAATAGTTTGTTACCAAGTTTAAAAGAGCTTTTACAAATACTATTTACTTTTTTCTTAACAACTTTTGCATGGATATTTTTTAGGTCAGAAACCATAACAGATGCTATACACTATATTCAAAAAATAGTAGATTTTGGTAGTTTTTTTCCAACTGTAATTCGCCATAAAAAGGCCATACCTTTACTCGTAATTTTTATTATTATAGAATGGTGGTCTAGAAAAAAAGAGTATCCTTTAGTATTTGATAAAAAATATCGAAACTTTTTTTATGTTTTCTTTGTTTTTGTACTATTATATTTTATTTCTGCGGATGATAAATCTTCATTTATTTATTTTCAATTTTAA
- a CDS encoding cytidylyltransferase domain-containing protein — protein MRILGLIPARGGSKGVPGKNIKLLGNKPLLAYTSEIALQSNYLVKTVLSSDDDKIIEVAKSLGVEIPFKRPSNLAEDSSPTLPVIKHVLDYYKAKGEFFDAVCLLQVTSPFRTLTFLDEALNKFINSDTDSLVSVQEVPHEYNPHWTFELNKQGNLKIATGETEIITRRQELPKAYHRDGSIYITKTAVIEKQNSLFGNSISYIESPKEFYVNIDTLKDWEKAELLLKNNI, from the coding sequence ATGAGAATTTTAGGTTTAATTCCGGCTAGAGGAGGTTCTAAAGGAGTACCTGGTAAAAACATAAAGTTACTAGGTAATAAGCCATTGTTAGCGTATACTTCTGAAATAGCACTGCAATCTAACTATTTGGTAAAAACAGTATTAAGTTCTGATGATGATAAAATTATAGAAGTAGCTAAAAGTTTAGGAGTAGAAATACCCTTTAAAAGGCCTTCTAATTTGGCAGAAGATAGTTCGCCAACATTGCCTGTAATAAAACATGTACTAGATTATTACAAGGCTAAAGGAGAGTTTTTTGATGCCGTTTGTTTATTACAAGTAACAAGTCCTTTTAGAACATTAACGTTTTTAGATGAAGCTTTAAATAAGTTTATAAATTCAGATACAGATTCTTTAGTCTCGGTGCAAGAAGTACCTCATGAATATAATCCGCATTGGACATTTGAATTAAATAAACAAGGCAATCTAAAAATAGCTACAGGAGAAACCGAAATTATAACTAGAAGACAAGAGTTACCAAAAGCTTATCATAGAGACGGTAGTATTTATATCACTAAAACGGCTGTTATAGAAAAACAAAATTCGCTTTTTGGTAATAGTATTTCTTATATAGAATCTCCTAAAGAATTTTATGTTAATATTGATACCTTAAAAGACTGGGAAAAAGCAGAATTATTATTAAAAAATAATATTTAA
- the asnB gene encoding asparagine synthase (glutamine-hydrolyzing): MCGIAGIVGDLSSKELLFKMLDSQKHRGPDNTGSWCNDNVFLGHNRLSIIDLSEEANQPFTDSSQRYQIIFNGEIYNYIELKKELDYNFSTNSDTEVLLAAYIKWGTKCLERLNGMFSFAIWDTLNKTLFAARDRFGVKPFFYHLKENTLYFSSEIKALHAAGIDKLPNKKVWASYFAYGSYGMPEETFFDKINQLPGGHFLELKQGNLQIKKWYFFEEEIKKHQQIEPYKIVKKKYTALLSNSISLRFRSDVSVGFNVSGGLDSSALLAFVNQLNPRKKEVIKAYSFYTEDERYDELPWVEEMISLTKNPLEKVKLLSGEVCERSKKVSYFQDEPYGGIPTIAYAKIFEQARKDKTLVLLDGQGMDEQWAGYDYYTQNNNSIIQGVNKSPFKTNVLSKEILDLAQKPKYPKPFKDEVLNKQYRDLFYTKIPRALRFNDRVSMASSTELREPFLDYRLVEYAFAQPLEYKIKNGIQKYLLRNIVSEHLSDSISYAPKRPLQTPQREWLGTELETFVDQEIEKIEKSEFSSWFDTEVLKQEWKNYVDGDNQSSFHIWQWLNFSLLMNS, translated from the coding sequence ATGTGTGGAATTGCAGGGATAGTTGGTGATCTTTCGAGTAAAGAATTGCTGTTTAAAATGTTAGATTCTCAAAAACATAGAGGTCCAGATAATACAGGAAGTTGGTGTAATGATAATGTTTTTTTAGGTCATAATAGGTTGTCTATTATAGATTTATCAGAAGAAGCAAATCAACCATTTACAGATTCCTCACAAAGATATCAGATAATTTTTAATGGTGAAATTTATAATTATATCGAATTAAAAAAGGAGTTAGATTATAATTTTAGCACCAATTCAGATACAGAAGTATTATTAGCAGCATACATAAAATGGGGTACAAAATGTTTAGAACGCTTAAACGGTATGTTTTCTTTTGCAATTTGGGATACTTTAAATAAAACCCTTTTTGCGGCTAGAGATCGTTTTGGAGTAAAACCTTTTTTTTATCATTTAAAAGAAAATACCCTCTACTTTTCATCAGAAATTAAAGCACTGCATGCTGCCGGAATTGATAAGCTGCCAAATAAAAAAGTTTGGGCAAGTTATTTTGCCTATGGTAGTTATGGTATGCCAGAAGAAACTTTTTTTGATAAAATAAATCAATTACCAGGCGGACATTTTTTAGAGTTAAAACAAGGGAATTTACAAATAAAAAAATGGTATTTCTTTGAAGAGGAAATTAAAAAACACCAACAAATAGAACCTTATAAAATTGTAAAGAAGAAATATACAGCACTATTAAGCAATAGTATTTCTTTACGATTTAGATCAGATGTTTCTGTAGGTTTTAATGTAAGCGGAGGTTTAGATAGTTCTGCCTTACTTGCTTTTGTAAACCAACTGAATCCGCGTAAAAAAGAAGTTATAAAAGCATATAGTTTTTACACAGAAGATGAAAGGTATGATGAGTTACCTTGGGTAGAAGAAATGATTTCTTTAACAAAAAATCCATTAGAAAAAGTAAAATTATTGTCTGGTGAAGTTTGTGAGAGATCAAAAAAAGTATCGTATTTTCAAGACGAGCCTTATGGTGGTATACCAACAATTGCCTATGCTAAGATTTTTGAGCAAGCAAGAAAAGATAAAACGTTGGTTTTGTTAGATGGTCAAGGAATGGATGAGCAGTGGGCGGGTTACGATTATTATACACAAAATAATAATTCTATAATTCAAGGAGTAAATAAATCTCCTTTTAAAACAAATGTTCTGTCTAAAGAAATTCTAGATTTAGCTCAAAAACCTAAGTATCCAAAACCTTTTAAAGATGAGGTTTTAAATAAACAATATAGAGATTTGTTTTATACAAAAATACCAAGAGCTTTAAGGTTTAATGATAGAGTATCAATGGCATCTAGTACAGAATTAAGAGAGCCTTTTTTAGATTACAGGTTGGTAGAATATGCATTTGCACAACCCTTAGAATATAAAATTAAAAACGGTATTCAAAAATATTTACTTAGAAATATCGTGTCAGAACATTTAAGTGATTCTATATCTTATGCACCTAAAAGACCATTGCAAACCCCTCAAAGAGAGTGGTTGGGTACCGAGTTAGAAACATTTGTAGATCAGGAAATAGAAAAAATAGAGAAATCAGAATTTTCTAGTTGGTTTGATACCGAAGTTTTAAAGCAAGAATGGAAAAATTATGTAGACGGAGATAATCAATCTAGTTTTCATATTTGGCAATGGTTAAACTTTAGTTTGTTAATGAATAGTTAA
- a CDS encoding glycosyltransferase family 2 protein, which produces MKFSLIICTYMRSVAIIKLLKSVEKQELYPNEIIIVDGSTDDKTTIVLNENKFKNLNYFKVDDSDRGLTKQRNFGIHKVSENMDVVCFLDDDIILEEPYFKNLIATYKTYPEAGGVGGYILNEVKWKALKKGEKPSFKEYEIDGYVRNLGSRNVLRKQLGLLSDKPPCIMPEFSNGFSVGNLPPNNKIYNVEYFMGGVSSFKKDVVDTIKFSEYFEGYGLYEDLEYCLRVSRKYKLFVNTSATLYHYHEDGGRPNKFAYGKMVIRNGWYVWRTKFPNPSLKARLKWNAIVLLLMTIRFTNCLKGAKKKEAFTEALGRKMGWVSLIFNKPLKV; this is translated from the coding sequence ATGAAGTTTAGCTTAATTATTTGTACATATATGCGTTCTGTTGCAATTATAAAATTGCTAAAATCTGTAGAAAAACAAGAATTGTATCCCAATGAAATTATTATTGTTGATGGTTCTACGGATGATAAAACAACCATTGTTTTAAATGAAAATAAGTTTAAAAATCTTAATTATTTTAAAGTTGATGATTCGGATAGAGGTTTAACAAAACAACGTAATTTTGGTATACATAAAGTATCAGAAAATATGGACGTTGTTTGTTTTTTAGATGATGATATTATTTTAGAAGAACCTTATTTTAAAAATTTAATAGCTACTTATAAAACATATCCAGAGGCAGGTGGAGTAGGAGGTTATATTTTAAATGAAGTAAAATGGAAGGCTTTAAAGAAAGGTGAAAAGCCAAGTTTTAAAGAGTATGAAATAGATGGATATGTTAGAAATTTAGGAAGTAGAAATGTTTTACGAAAGCAACTAGGATTACTATCTGATAAACCACCTTGTATAATGCCAGAATTTTCAAATGGATTTTCTGTGGGTAACTTACCTCCAAATAATAAAATATATAATGTAGAATATTTTATGGGAGGAGTATCTTCTTTTAAAAAGGATGTGGTAGATACTATCAAATTCTCGGAATATTTTGAAGGCTATGGTTTGTATGAAGATTTAGAATATTGTTTAAGAGTATCTAGAAAATATAAATTGTTTGTAAATACATCTGCCACTTTATATCATTATCATGAAGATGGTGGAAGACCGAATAAGTTTGCTTACGGAAAAATGGTAATTAGAAATGGATGGTATGTTTGGAGAACAAAATTTCCGAACCCATCTTTAAAAGCAAGACTAAAATGGAATGCTATTGTTTTGTTATTAATGACAATTCGTTTTACCAATTGTTTAAAAGGGGCTAAGAAAAAAGAAGCATTTACAGAAGCTTTAGGACGAAAAATGGGATGGGTTAGTTTAATCTTTAATAAACCTTTAAAAGTATGA
- a CDS encoding glycosyltransferase family 2 protein has translation MNNVILSYNIKTLKWQYLNKTYNSFFEGLKDLSLTNKVVAWCYNAKDQKELDAYLDENNFGDIPELITFGSHLFLENTEYLEFSNVYFNKFSKNDTNTFDTWRVRSNIGIISASVVNELAVYSFPKNYKSALAVLGYASFFIGAIVSVSNDKRFSNFFIEGLTNKEYIDFISYSKKKKWVFYYLLSKLIFDKKLVLPGTNIFKNNYQGFQHKKAIWKEIHQQEIDMNKIKVDAFIPTLGRPNFVLETLQSIEDNNFPIDKFFIVEQKLPGQEKTLLDAVLSRKWSFKIEHVLLDKLGLCNARNVGLSSSNADYIIMFDDDILIDNQPNLIENLIKKLEFTKSKMISFATNNIQGNIAAQLSYTVAGCSTLFKNKDILPFNIQIEGFGSDDQEYNFNVHHNAQRVVFTSEEYMNHLKAPMGGWRFDAREYLPWYKDDLIVPLPGPVTLYRYIKYASKNQLKGYKMFVFFKYYKFKIWKLSLFNKRWNKSLFWANEILKDKVKINIEEGIKSI, from the coding sequence ATGAATAATGTAATTTTATCATATAATATTAAAACGCTTAAATGGCAGTATTTAAATAAAACATACAATTCTTTTTTTGAAGGGTTAAAAGACTTGTCTTTAACCAATAAGGTGGTAGCTTGGTGTTATAATGCTAAAGATCAAAAAGAATTAGATGCTTACTTAGATGAAAATAATTTTGGTGATATACCAGAATTAATCACTTTTGGGTCTCATTTGTTTTTAGAAAATACAGAGTATTTAGAGTTTAGTAATGTTTATTTTAATAAATTTAGTAAAAACGATACCAATACATTTGATACTTGGCGGGTTCGATCTAATATAGGTATTATTAGTGCCTCTGTAGTTAATGAATTAGCGGTTTATAGTTTTCCTAAAAACTACAAATCTGCCCTTGCTGTTTTAGGATATGCTTCTTTTTTTATAGGTGCTATTGTTAGTGTTTCAAATGATAAACGGTTTTCTAATTTTTTTATAGAGGGATTAACTAACAAAGAATATATAGATTTTATTAGTTACTCAAAAAAGAAAAAATGGGTTTTTTATTATCTTTTAAGTAAACTTATTTTTGATAAAAAATTAGTTTTACCTGGAACAAATATTTTTAAAAATAACTATCAAGGTTTTCAGCATAAGAAAGCAATTTGGAAAGAGATTCATCAGCAAGAAATTGATATGAATAAGATTAAGGTAGATGCCTTTATTCCTACCTTAGGAAGACCCAATTTTGTTTTAGAAACATTACAATCTATAGAGGATAATAATTTCCCAATAGATAAATTTTTTATTGTAGAGCAAAAATTACCAGGTCAAGAAAAAACATTATTAGATGCCGTTTTATCTAGAAAATGGAGTTTTAAAATAGAACATGTTTTATTAGATAAATTAGGCTTATGTAATGCTAGAAACGTTGGTTTATCTAGTAGTAATGCAGATTATATTATTATGTTTGATGATGATATTTTAATAGACAACCAACCTAATTTAATTGAAAATTTAATTAAAAAACTAGAATTTACAAAATCAAAAATGATTTCTTTTGCAACCAACAATATTCAAGGAAATATTGCTGCACAATTATCTTACACAGTAGCGGGTTGTTCTACTTTATTTAAAAATAAAGATATTTTGCCTTTTAATATTCAAATAGAAGGTTTTGGTTCTGATGATCAGGAATATAATTTTAATGTACATCATAATGCTCAACGTGTTGTTTTTACAAGTGAAGAGTATATGAACCATTTAAAAGCTCCGATGGGAGGTTGGCGTTTTGATGCAAGAGAATATTTACCTTGGTATAAGGATGATTTAATAGTACCGCTACCTGGTCCGGTTACCTTATATAGATACATAAAATATGCCTCTAAAAATCAATTAAAGGGATACAAAATGTTTGTTTTTTTTAAATATTATAAATTTAAAATTTGGAAACTTTCATTGTTTAACAAAAGGTGGAATAAATCTCTTTTCTGGGCAAATGAAATATTAAAAGATAAAGTAAAAATAAATATTGAAGAAGGAATTAAATCGATATAA